TGGGCTCCAGCCCGGTCGTCGACTCCAGGTACGTCGGCATGTAGAAGAGGATCGTGTAGACCGCGACGTTGTAGAACAGCACCAGGCCGACGCAGACGAGGATCGGGCGCCAGTGCTTGGTGAGCACGTCCTTGAGCGGCGACTCCGAGACCTGGGCCTTCTCCTCCAGGGCCAGGAACGCCGGGGTGTCCTCGAGCTTGCTCCGCAGGTACAGCCCGACCAGGCCGAGCGGACCGGCGATCAGGAACGGGACGCGCCAGCCCCAGGAGTTCATGTCGGCCTCGGACAGCGACACCTGCAGCAGCGTCACCATGCCGGCCGCCAGGACGAACCCGCCGGTCGTGCCCAGCTCGAGGAAGCTGCAGTAGAAGCCGCGGCGCTTGTCCGGGGCGTACTCGGCGATGAACGCCGCGGCGCCGCCGTACTCGCCGCCGGTGGCGAAGCCCTGCACGATGCGCAGCAGGATGAGCATGATCGGCGCCGCGATGCCGACCATCGCGTACGTGGGCAGCAGGCCGATCAGGAAGCTGGCCCCCGACATGACGATGATCGTCAGCGCCAGGACCTTCTTGCGGCCGATCCGGTCGCCGAGCGGGCCCAGGATGATCCCGCCGAACGGGCGTACGAGGTACGCCACGGCGAAGATGGCGAGGGCGAAGAACGGACCGGCGTTCTCGGTGTCACCGCCCGGGATCAGGTTGAGCGTGATGTAGGCGACGACGTAGCTGT
This sequence is a window from Pseudonocardia petroleophila. Protein-coding genes within it:
- a CDS encoding MFS transporter; the encoded protein is MTTSDMPEMSKSDTFAATEVDEPTVRKAVGAAAMGNLVEWFDYGIYSYVVAYITLNLIPGGDTENAGPFFALAIFAVAYLVRPFGGIILGPLGDRIGRKKVLALTIIVMSGASFLIGLLPTYAMVGIAAPIMLILLRIVQGFATGGEYGGAAAFIAEYAPDKRRGFYCSFLELGTTGGFVLAAGMVTLLQVSLSEADMNSWGWRVPFLIAGPLGLVGLYLRSKLEDTPAFLALEEKAQVSESPLKDVLTKHWRPILVCVGLVLFYNVAVYTILFYMPTYLESTTGLEPTPALLYILGMMLLIMIVIIPVGALSDRIGRKPLILGSCIGFIVLSYPAFLMLDSGTALGTVGGLVVLGLLLVLLLGTMSATLPALFDTDVRYGGFSIGYNISTSVFGGTAPAILALLVAGTGNNASPGIYVAVASLISLGAVLLVKESAGQPLPGSGASLIREKVG